One Candidatus Hydrogenedens sp. DNA segment encodes these proteins:
- a CDS encoding Hsp70 family protein has translation MIACGIDYGTTNTSVAIAKKDGQIQVIDLDEENVPTTSLPSLIYIGADGSIFTGRKAANVFIQHNIGREVILKSEETGMEISAISGAEPDKSEYYNPRLTDPDNLEKISIKTLVDVNMPGRLFQSLKTKLKYADFKGTDVFGRHYQIEELVSLILKRCKERAEQYVGDTIDVAVIGRPIFFSHDEFEDQVAERRLRNAGMIAGFKDVLFFYEPVSASVEYISTTTTKEQLVMVVDIGGGTCDICIMKFEGAETVEERLKRSAVLSVSGDTVAGDMIDKEIIRKRLFHYFGSTARYGQNRLPMPKNILNVVLDWQNLYRLNTEETINWLIAVETFSDQPEAIRALRLLIQKNWGYPLALVVEKAKKELSFQEQTSIQIQFEELSMNEKINREEFSKIIEDILEQIHSLIIEAEQKAGVKPEDINLVLTTGGTCLIPAIQKMLQERYGSHRIISRDTFTSVARGLAVVSRFL, from the coding sequence ATGATTGCTTGTGGAATCGATTACGGAACGACCAATACCAGTGTTGCCATTGCGAAAAAGGATGGGCAAATTCAGGTTATAGACCTGGATGAGGAAAATGTCCCTACGACTTCGCTGCCTTCTCTTATCTATATTGGGGCTGATGGTTCGATTTTTACGGGGAGGAAGGCTGCGAATGTTTTTATTCAGCACAATATAGGGCGGGAGGTTATCTTGAAGTCGGAAGAGACTGGGATGGAAATATCGGCGATTAGTGGTGCGGAACCGGATAAAAGTGAGTATTACAATCCCAGATTAACAGACCCGGATAATTTAGAAAAAATATCCATAAAGACGCTTGTAGATGTTAATATGCCGGGGCGACTATTCCAGTCCCTTAAAACAAAATTAAAATATGCGGACTTCAAAGGGACAGATGTGTTCGGGAGACACTACCAGATTGAGGAATTGGTGTCCCTTATTTTGAAACGATGTAAAGAAAGAGCAGAACAATATGTGGGTGATACGATTGATGTTGCGGTAATAGGGAGACCTATTTTCTTTTCGCATGATGAATTTGAAGACCAGGTAGCCGAAAGGAGATTGCGAAATGCTGGAATGATAGCCGGATTTAAAGATGTGCTTTTTTTCTATGAACCGGTATCTGCCTCTGTTGAATATATAAGCACGACAACCACGAAAGAACAATTGGTGATGGTTGTGGATATTGGAGGAGGAACCTGTGATATTTGTATTATGAAGTTTGAAGGTGCAGAAACCGTGGAGGAACGACTAAAACGAAGTGCCGTTCTGTCGGTTTCAGGAGATACTGTTGCCGGAGATATGATTGATAAGGAGATTATTCGCAAACGATTGTTTCATTACTTTGGAAGCACAGCCCGATACGGGCAAAACCGTCTTCCTATGCCCAAAAATATCTTAAATGTTGTGTTGGATTGGCAAAATCTATATCGATTGAATACAGAAGAAACCATTAATTGGTTGATTGCTGTGGAAACTTTTAGTGACCAACCCGAAGCTATAAGGGCTTTGCGATTATTAATCCAGAAGAACTGGGGATATCCTCTGGCATTAGTTGTTGAGAAGGCAAAGAAGGAATTAAGTTTTCAGGAACAGACATCTATCCAAATCCAGTTTGAAGAATTGAGTATGAATGAGAAGATTAATCGTGAAGAATTTAGCAAGATTATTGAGGATATTTTGGAACAAATCCACTCATTAATCATAGAAGCGGAGCAGAAAGCAGGGGTGAAACCTGAAGATATTAATCTGGTTCTAACTACAGGTGGCACCTGTCTTATCCCGGCAATACAAAAGATGCTACAAGAGCGATACGGTTCCCATCGAATTATTTCTCGCGATACATTTACCAGTGTTGCTCGTGGTTTGGCCGTAGTCAGCCGTTTTCTATAA
- a CDS encoding BNR-4 repeat-containing protein produces MNTLGFLACLFYVSFSGNAIEKADFILNKYTTISPSGAFCWFQDPRAVYVEGQYRRTYVGWISSQGKLEVGYYDHDTGEVKTKTIKEFWDIDDHNVPSFLVLPDLRLMIFYARHNKENLYARQTLKPEDITEWGDEIIVAKMEKVTYSHPVFLSDENRFYVFWRGKTWKPTFATSEDSLHWSEPKVLFQDKGKESESIRPYLKVVSDGKKVIHFTFTDGHPRNEPFNSVYYARYESGKFYRADGTSIGAMDSLPILHSDCDKVYDAKLTGARAWVWDIALNKEGKPVIAYTQLPEENKHFYHYALWDGKQWIDHEITFAGPWFPETPKGKKETEPHYSAGICINHANIEEVYLSRRVNTTFEIERWTTHDKGKSWKHIPITQNSTVINVRPIVPWGYNKKEGHILWMRGHYTHYTQFQTAIFCWIEK; encoded by the coding sequence ATGAATACATTAGGTTTTTTAGCATGCTTGTTTTATGTTTCTTTCTCAGGGAATGCGATTGAGAAAGCCGATTTTATTTTGAATAAATATACCACGATATCGCCGTCGGGTGCCTTTTGCTGGTTTCAAGACCCACGGGCTGTTTATGTTGAAGGACAATATCGGCGAACTTATGTTGGCTGGATTTCCTCTCAAGGTAAGTTAGAAGTAGGTTATTATGACCATGATACGGGAGAAGTTAAGACAAAAACGATAAAAGAATTCTGGGATATTGATGACCATAATGTCCCTTCTTTTCTTGTATTGCCCGATTTGCGACTTATGATTTTTTATGCACGGCATAATAAAGAAAATCTCTACGCCCGTCAAACTCTCAAACCTGAAGATATAACAGAATGGGGTGATGAAATTATAGTGGCAAAGATGGAGAAAGTAACATATAGCCACCCGGTATTTTTAAGTGATGAAAATCGTTTCTATGTTTTCTGGCGAGGAAAAACATGGAAACCCACTTTTGCCACTTCTGAGGATAGCCTTCATTGGTCAGAACCTAAAGTTCTCTTTCAAGATAAGGGAAAGGAATCGGAGAGTATTCGCCCTTATTTGAAAGTTGTATCGGATGGTAAAAAAGTGATTCATTTTACATTTACAGATGGACATCCACGAAACGAACCATTTAATTCCGTATATTATGCTCGTTATGAATCGGGGAAATTTTACCGTGCCGATGGAACATCCATAGGGGCTATGGATTCCCTCCCCATACTGCATTCTGATTGTGATAAGGTATACGATGCGAAATTAACAGGAGCGAGGGCATGGGTCTGGGATATTGCCCTAAATAAGGAAGGTAAGCCCGTGATTGCCTATACGCAATTACCGGAAGAAAACAAACATTTTTATCATTATGCCCTATGGGATGGGAAACAGTGGATTGACCATGAAATTACCTTTGCCGGCCCCTGGTTCCCCGAAACACCCAAAGGTAAGAAAGAAACGGAGCCTCATTATTCTGCGGGTATTTGCATAAATCATGCAAATATTGAAGAAGTCTATTTATCCCGACGGGTGAATACTACCTTTGAGATTGAACGATGGACAACCCACGATAAAGGTAAATCGTGGAAGCATATCCCCATTACTCAAAATTCGACGGTTATAAATGTTCGACCTATTGTTCCATGGGGGTATAACAAAAAGGAAGGGCATATTCTCTGGATGCGTGGACATTACACACATTACACCCAGTTCCAGACGGCTATTTTTTGCTGGATTGAGAAATAA
- a CDS encoding DUF1573 domain-containing protein, which yields MSKGIKVFLVSVFVLTLIVILNSCGGQKSQPSAPAPATKTQEKAPAKEAAPTPPPTTAEKAPAAQPAEPTTAPATATGGKPKIVCDEPEFDFGEKRNDEKVEHEFVIKNAGDGQLLINKVRTTCGCTVAQPEKKELQPGESTKIKATLTLANRQGPQTKNITVESNDPENPVLTLTLKGVATSPIIIEPRTLNLGYSIMEDLVDEKVIEVKSNLPDLTFNITNVDMTNLPQFKAEVETVEPGKYYKIKVKQTEKVEPGTTLSKSFTIQTDATIPGKDANDPSVATLRNIQVSVYGRFLGEVDVSPEVISFRVNNDDPEAKTQQYLRIKEGREKGLKITEVIPPTPDIQVELTERAPGDYLLLVKNIPMNNSLKDKEIIVKTTSATKPEIKIPFRVIDIPNFSSRPQNVLGGEGKRMPPQGPNMPPKLPPFKLPPKDQLPKPPTNPPQVPQATPTPQATPTPQATPAPQTPAPQTPAPQTPAQTQK from the coding sequence ATGAGTAAGGGTATTAAAGTTTTCCTTGTGTCTGTGTTTGTATTAACACTGATTGTAATTCTCAATTCCTGTGGTGGGCAAAAATCACAGCCATCCGCTCCTGCACCTGCAACTAAAACGCAGGAAAAAGCACCTGCAAAAGAGGCGGCTCCTACACCACCCCCAACAACGGCAGAGAAGGCTCCTGCTGCTCAGCCTGCTGAACCAACAACAGCCCCTGCCACAGCCACAGGTGGAAAACCTAAAATCGTATGCGACGAACCCGAATTTGATTTCGGTGAAAAAAGGAACGATGAAAAAGTAGAGCATGAATTCGTTATTAAGAATGCGGGTGATGGACAATTATTAATTAATAAAGTAAGGACAACTTGTGGTTGCACTGTTGCTCAACCTGAAAAGAAAGAACTTCAGCCCGGGGAATCCACAAAAATCAAGGCGACCCTTACTCTGGCAAACCGACAAGGACCCCAGACAAAAAATATAACCGTTGAATCCAACGACCCGGAAAATCCCGTGTTAACATTAACCTTAAAAGGCGTTGCTACTTCTCCAATTATTATAGAACCGCGGACGCTTAATCTGGGTTATTCAATTATGGAAGATTTGGTGGACGAAAAAGTTATTGAAGTAAAATCCAATCTTCCCGATTTAACTTTCAACATTACAAATGTAGATATGACGAATTTACCTCAATTCAAAGCAGAAGTAGAAACCGTAGAACCCGGGAAATATTACAAAATAAAAGTTAAACAGACGGAAAAAGTGGAACCGGGTACCACATTATCTAAGAGTTTCACCATCCAGACCGATGCCACAATTCCCGGAAAAGATGCAAATGACCCATCCGTAGCAACTTTGAGAAACATTCAGGTTTCCGTCTATGGAAGATTTTTAGGTGAGGTAGATGTATCACCTGAGGTTATCAGTTTTCGTGTAAACAATGATGACCCTGAAGCCAAAACGCAACAATATCTGCGAATTAAAGAAGGTAGAGAAAAAGGATTGAAAATTACTGAAGTCATTCCTCCTACCCCCGATATTCAGGTCGAATTAACAGAACGCGCTCCGGGTGATTATCTGTTACTTGTTAAGAACATCCCTATGAATAATTCCTTAAAAGATAAAGAAATCATTGTAAAAACCACATCTGCTACAAAACCTGAAATTAAAATTCCTTTCCGCGTAATTGATATTCCCAATTTTAGTTCAAGACCTCAAAATGTTCTCGGTGGAGAAGGAAAACGGATGCCGCCACAAGGACCTAATATGCCACCGAAATTACCACCCTTTAAACTTCCGCCCAAAGACCAATTACCCAAACCACCAACCAATCCTCCACAAGTTCCACAAGCAACACCAACTCCACAAGCAACACCAACTCCACAAGCAACACCGGCTCCACAAACACCGGCTCCACAAACACCGGCTCCACAAACACCGGCTCAAACACAAAAATAA
- a CDS encoding PhoPQ-activated pathogenicity-related family protein — protein sequence MMQQILKNKKLLSSLLSILIVLSVIGCATKAPISEQQKGVASTNARETKNPGPLDAYVYRPDPHYSYKLVKTEEADNFTIYYINLTSQSWRSPEEVDRPIWTHWLTIVVPKKVKYSSALLIISGGRISDEPPTSSSPLLRKVAKDVQTVVAEIRQIPNEPLVFANDNDRKRTEDGIIAYNWDKYLKTGDPEWLTRMPMTKAVVRAMDTVQEFCASKEGGKVKVNEFVVAGASKRGWTTWTTTIVDKRVVACVPMVIDLLNLVPSFKHHYAVYGGWAPAIDDYVEMNIMDWLVTPEFAAMLKIVDPYSYLNRLTMPKFLINSAGDEFFLPDSWKFYLKDLPAPTYIRYVPNTGHGLKPEVVDSVSAFYKAIVMKKPLPQYSWEFPDDCTIVVKTKDKPSKVTLWEATNPEARDFRLNVLGKAYQAKDLTEQKKGVYIGKVSPPEKGWKAYLIEMTFPGPDNTSFTFTTPVRIVPDIEPHKYEPPAELPKGFLSK from the coding sequence ATGATGCAACAAATTTTAAAAAACAAAAAATTATTATCCTCTTTGTTGTCTATTCTGATTGTTTTATCTGTTATCGGATGTGCAACGAAAGCACCTATATCCGAACAACAGAAAGGAGTTGCTTCAACCAATGCACGCGAAACAAAAAATCCGGGACCGCTGGATGCGTATGTTTACAGACCTGACCCTCATTATAGTTATAAACTTGTAAAAACGGAAGAAGCAGATAATTTCACTATTTATTACATCAATCTAACCTCTCAAAGTTGGCGTTCTCCAGAAGAAGTAGACCGCCCCATCTGGACGCACTGGTTAACCATTGTCGTTCCTAAAAAAGTAAAGTATTCTTCCGCCCTACTTATTATTTCAGGTGGAAGGATTAGCGACGAACCCCCAACATCCTCCAGTCCTCTATTACGCAAAGTAGCCAAAGATGTGCAAACCGTAGTAGCCGAAATAAGGCAAATACCTAATGAACCTCTGGTTTTTGCAAATGACAACGACAGGAAAAGGACTGAGGACGGTATTATTGCATACAACTGGGATAAATACCTGAAAACGGGCGACCCGGAATGGTTAACCCGTATGCCGATGACAAAAGCTGTCGTTCGTGCTATGGATACTGTTCAGGAATTCTGTGCAAGCAAAGAAGGTGGAAAGGTGAAGGTTAATGAATTTGTTGTGGCTGGTGCATCTAAACGCGGTTGGACCACATGGACAACTACTATTGTAGATAAACGGGTGGTCGCATGTGTTCCCATGGTTATAGATTTGTTGAATTTGGTCCCATCATTCAAACATCACTACGCAGTCTATGGAGGTTGGGCTCCTGCCATAGATGATTATGTAGAAATGAATATCATGGATTGGTTAGTTACTCCCGAATTTGCGGCTATGTTAAAGATTGTTGACCCATACAGTTATCTTAATAGACTAACCATGCCCAAGTTTCTCATTAACTCTGCTGGTGATGAATTTTTCCTGCCCGATTCCTGGAAATTCTATCTTAAAGATTTGCCCGCACCTACATATATCCGATATGTCCCAAATACAGGTCATGGGCTTAAACCCGAAGTTGTTGACAGCGTATCCGCTTTCTACAAGGCTATCGTCATGAAAAAACCTCTTCCCCAATATTCCTGGGAATTCCCGGATGATTGCACCATTGTGGTAAAAACAAAAGATAAACCCAGTAAAGTAACTCTATGGGAAGCCACAAATCCTGAAGCAAGAGACTTTCGTTTGAATGTTCTCGGTAAAGCCTATCAGGCAAAGGATTTAACGGAACAGAAAAAGGGTGTTTATATTGGGAAAGTCAGTCCTCCTGAAAAAGGATGGAAAGCATATCTTATTGAAATGACTTTTCCAGGTCCGGATAATACCTCTTTTACCTTTACAACCCCGGTCCGCATAGTTCCCGATATTGAACCGCATAAATATGAGCCACCCGCTGAATTGCCTAAAGGCTTTTTAAGCAAATAA
- a CDS encoding ABC transporter ATP-binding protein, with the protein MNKDSSRLIDVQNLEKVYEVGDNRVIALNRVDLTIDAGSYVAIMGPSGSGKTTFLDILGCLSRPTAGSYRYKGEEVHKFSELRLAELRNHEIGFVFQNFNLLSRATALENVELPLIYDRVPRKERRKRAQEALIAVGLGDRMYHRPNEMSGGQRQRVAIARALVNNPSTILADEPTGNLDTASGESILELFDELHSKGHTIVMVTHEKDVASRAQRIIHFRDGKVISDEWQK; encoded by the coding sequence GTGAACAAAGATTCGTCTCGACTAATTGATGTGCAAAATCTTGAAAAAGTTTACGAAGTTGGAGATAACAGAGTTATAGCCTTAAATCGTGTTGATTTGACCATTGATGCAGGGTCTTATGTTGCCATTATGGGACCTTCCGGTTCCGGAAAAACAACTTTTCTTGATATTCTGGGATGCCTTAGTAGACCTACCGCAGGTTCGTATCGGTATAAAGGTGAAGAAGTCCACAAGTTTTCAGAACTGCGACTTGCCGAATTGCGAAATCATGAAATAGGCTTTGTTTTTCAAAACTTCAATCTATTAAGCCGTGCCACAGCATTAGAAAATGTGGAATTACCGCTTATATATGACCGCGTCCCGCGAAAAGAACGAAGGAAACGAGCACAAGAGGCATTAATCGCTGTGGGACTTGGAGACCGTATGTATCACAGACCCAATGAAATGTCTGGTGGTCAGCGACAACGCGTCGCTATTGCACGAGCCTTGGTAAACAACCCTTCTACAATATTAGCTGATGAACCCACAGGAAATCTGGACACCGCCAGCGGAGAAAGTATTCTTGAATTATTTGATGAATTACATAGCAAAGGACATACAATTGTTATGGTTACACATGAAAAAGATGTAGCGTCCCGTGCTCAACGAATTATTCATTTCAGAGATGGAAAGGTAATATCTGACGAATGGCAAAAGTAA
- a CDS encoding efflux RND transporter periplasmic adaptor subunit yields the protein MAKVNYKNYLLRLILLLLFAMIVTGIVYYFFFYTPPVQVTVDTVKRGKVQQTVSAFASGTIMAHRRSMIACGMMGIVSKVHVKEGQHVTKDEILIELSHEDLDAQVALSEANLLVAKTRLEQARVGYEVAKNLSESQINQTQAQLKQAESDLERAKKLREQGILSPGEQEKVELAYKVAREAYQSALTGVKELQVREQEIKAAETAIIQAESALNSAKAVRDKAIIKAPFDGIVATVNVHEGEGIAVGIPLMYLVDNSDLYIEAPFDEANVGQISLNQKTRIELDAFPGQVFMGEIFEISPVITITKEFTRTFTVKVRFLEQGNFLAGMSADVTVIVSEKDDVLYVPSESLIRDEFAYVVEKDHAVRRPVTLGIGNWETREIVDGLKEGDMIITSVGIKGLADGVKIKIVPSLGE from the coding sequence ATGGCAAAAGTAAATTATAAAAATTATCTATTAAGACTAATCCTTTTACTCCTTTTTGCGATGATAGTAACAGGTATCGTCTATTATTTCTTTTTCTACACACCGCCCGTGCAGGTTACTGTAGACACTGTAAAGAGGGGAAAGGTTCAACAAACGGTCTCTGCTTTCGCTTCTGGAACAATTATGGCTCATCGCCGTTCCATGATTGCCTGCGGGATGATGGGTATTGTTTCTAAAGTTCATGTAAAGGAAGGACAACATGTTACCAAAGATGAAATTCTTATTGAATTAAGTCACGAAGACCTTGATGCACAGGTAGCCCTTTCTGAAGCAAATTTACTTGTTGCAAAAACGAGGCTGGAACAAGCACGCGTCGGTTATGAGGTGGCTAAAAACCTTTCTGAATCACAAATCAATCAGACACAAGCACAATTAAAGCAAGCGGAATCAGATTTGGAGCGTGCTAAAAAACTTCGCGAACAGGGAATTCTTTCCCCGGGAGAACAGGAAAAAGTGGAATTGGCTTATAAGGTAGCCAGGGAGGCATATCAGTCTGCCCTTACAGGTGTGAAAGAACTTCAAGTTCGTGAACAGGAAATAAAAGCGGCAGAAACCGCCATTATACAGGCAGAATCCGCATTGAATTCTGCAAAAGCCGTCAGAGATAAAGCCATCATTAAAGCCCCCTTTGATGGAATTGTTGCTACTGTCAATGTTCATGAAGGTGAAGGTATTGCCGTAGGTATTCCTCTGATGTATCTGGTAGATAATTCCGACCTATACATTGAAGCACCTTTTGACGAAGCCAATGTGGGACAAATCTCATTGAACCAAAAAACAAGGATTGAATTAGATGCCTTTCCGGGGCAGGTTTTCATGGGTGAAATTTTTGAAATATCTCCTGTAATTACGATTACCAAAGAATTTACACGCACCTTTACTGTAAAAGTGCGATTTCTGGAGCAGGGCAATTTCCTTGCAGGAATGTCCGCTGATGTAACAGTAATCGTATCGGAAAAGGATGATGTCCTTTATGTCCCAAGTGAAAGCCTTATCCGTGATGAGTTTGCTTATGTTGTTGAAAAAGACCATGCTGTTCGTAGACCTGTAACTTTGGGTATCGGAAACTGGGAGACACGAGAAATCGTGGACGGCTTGAAAGAAGGCGATATGATAATTACTTCCGTTGGGATTAAAGGATTGGCAGACGGAGTTAAAATCAAAATCGTTCCTTCCCTTGGGGAGTAA
- a CDS encoding ABC transporter permease, producing the protein MTFWELIRTAIIALNQNKMRAALTALGVIIGVMSVILLIALGESAQAYVEREFAIMGSNVIIITPGKQETTGMFPISAGSHKKLTYEIARQIKRKVPGIIGVASNTLGLANIRYKNRQRNVLLIGTTPDFEKVRQLYTQIGRFLTEEDIERNSRVCIIGTTVKKELFGTHRALYEKISINGSKHTVVGILEERGMALGIDLGDIVIAPLPSAQRIFNVEEVMEILLGARTQEDIPRATEAARKIVRSAHDNEEDFTITNQDSMLSAFSRIFSMLRLMLVGIACISLLVGGIGIMNIMLVSVRERTREVGIRIAVGATRADIGLQFLMESITLSVLGGMTGIFLGFIGSAVIRILYPSLPIGLSLWSITTAFLFSSAVGVVSGVYPALKAASVDPVEALRYE; encoded by the coding sequence ATGACCTTCTGGGAACTCATACGAACAGCTATCATTGCTCTGAACCAGAACAAAATGCGTGCCGCACTCACTGCATTAGGGGTTATCATTGGTGTTATGTCGGTCATATTATTAATTGCCTTAGGAGAGTCGGCACAAGCCTATGTAGAGAGGGAATTTGCGATTATGGGCAGCAATGTCATTATCATCACACCCGGCAAACAAGAAACTACAGGTATGTTTCCCATCAGTGCAGGAAGTCATAAAAAACTTACCTATGAAATCGCCCGACAAATAAAGAGAAAAGTTCCCGGTATTATTGGTGTGGCTTCCAATACATTAGGATTAGCCAATATACGATATAAAAACCGTCAGCGAAATGTCTTACTTATTGGCACAACCCCGGATTTCGAGAAGGTCCGCCAGTTATATACACAAATAGGTCGTTTCCTTACCGAAGAAGATATTGAACGAAATAGTCGAGTATGTATCATCGGAACAACCGTTAAAAAAGAACTGTTCGGGACACACCGTGCCTTGTATGAGAAGATTTCCATTAACGGCTCCAAACATACCGTCGTGGGGATATTAGAAGAACGCGGAATGGCATTGGGAATTGACCTCGGAGACATAGTCATTGCCCCTTTACCCAGTGCTCAACGCATTTTCAATGTTGAAGAAGTCATGGAAATCCTATTAGGAGCACGCACGCAGGAGGATATTCCCCGTGCCACAGAAGCCGCAAGGAAAATTGTCCGCTCTGCTCATGATAATGAAGAAGACTTTACCATCACAAATCAAGATAGCATGCTTTCTGCATTCTCACGAATTTTCAGTATGCTTCGACTGATGTTAGTAGGTATCGCCTGCATATCTCTTCTGGTAGGGGGCATTGGAATTATGAACATAATGTTAGTATCCGTGCGTGAACGCACGCGCGAAGTAGGTATTCGTATTGCAGTAGGAGCCACCCGCGCTGATATTGGCTTACAGTTCCTTATGGAATCCATTACCCTTAGTGTTCTCGGTGGAATGACCGGTATTTTCTTAGGCTTCATTGGTTCCGCTGTTATTCGTATTCTTTATCCCAGTTTGCCCATAGGCTTATCTTTGTGGTCTATAACGACTGCCTTCCTTTTCAGTTCTGCTGTTGGTGTCGTCTCGGGGGTATATCCTGCCTTAAAAGCGGCAAGTGTTGACCCCGTTGAAGCCCTACGATATGAATAA
- a CDS encoding Gfo/Idh/MocA family oxidoreductase, translating to MKKNEWSKMTRRAFLASSTTVVTASAFAQTSPTPNTAQVVPRKISPNEKLNVAAIGAGGKGFSDIMSCFKLGHNVVALCDVDWKRAAEAFYRLPNAKKYKDYRNMLEEMKEIDAVTISTPDHSHAPAAYMAMKMGKHVYVQKPLTHTIAEARLLTITARETGVATQMGNQGHCGNGVRQLCEMIWSGAIGNVKEVHIWTHRPVWDNQGMTEPLPPEVTPEDMDWDRWINCAPWRPYNHKLAPHDWRAWQDFGSGSLGDMACHIMDPAYWALKLYEAPEFSVEVVFQKGQNKQTFPIATTVKYSFVARGDMGPVDVYWYDGHWKDEATGQEVYNRPKRPEGIPEDEVLGDDNMNGSMFIGDKAILTAGEYGGEPRLVPSSLMKDYKMPPETIERIPGESPYFDWLRACKEDKPACSNFNYSGPFTEMVQFGNVVVKSGQKLVWDNVNGIVKNVSDPKAIISKEYRKGWELPC from the coding sequence ATGAAAAAGAATGAATGGTCAAAAATGACACGAAGGGCGTTTTTAGCCTCTTCAACAACGGTAGTTACGGCCAGTGCTTTTGCACAGACATCACCAACACCGAATACCGCACAGGTTGTCCCGCGTAAGATTTCTCCGAACGAGAAATTAAATGTTGCCGCCATTGGTGCTGGTGGAAAAGGTTTTTCTGATATTATGAGTTGTTTTAAGTTAGGACATAATGTTGTAGCCTTGTGCGATGTAGATTGGAAACGGGCTGCAGAGGCATTCTATCGTTTGCCGAATGCGAAAAAGTATAAAGATTATCGCAATATGTTAGAAGAGATGAAAGAAATTGATGCTGTTACAATTTCTACTCCGGACCATTCTCATGCACCTGCTGCCTATATGGCCATGAAGATGGGAAAACATGTATATGTTCAAAAGCCATTGACACATACCATTGCGGAAGCACGATTGCTTACTATCACAGCACGCGAAACAGGTGTTGCGACCCAGATGGGTAACCAAGGACATTGTGGTAATGGTGTCCGTCAATTGTGCGAGATGATTTGGAGTGGTGCTATCGGTAATGTGAAAGAAGTTCATATATGGACCCATCGTCCGGTATGGGATAATCAGGGAATGACAGAACCATTACCGCCGGAAGTAACACCCGAAGATATGGATTGGGACCGCTGGATTAACTGTGCTCCATGGCGTCCTTATAATCATAAGTTGGCTCCCCATGATTGGCGTGCCTGGCAGGATTTTGGTTCTGGTTCGTTAGGCGATATGGCTTGCCACATTATGGACCCTGCCTACTGGGCATTGAAACTGTATGAAGCACCCGAATTCTCGGTTGAAGTCGTATTCCAGAAAGGACAAAACAAGCAGACATTTCCTATTGCAACTACAGTGAAATATTCCTTCGTTGCTCGGGGTGATATGGGTCCTGTTGATGTTTATTGGTATGATGGACACTGGAAGGATGAAGCCACGGGACAGGAAGTTTATAACCGTCCCAAACGACCCGAAGGAATACCCGAAGATGAGGTGTTGGGTGATGATAATATGAATGGTTCAATGTTTATTGGTGATAAGGCAATCCTTACGGCAGGGGAATATGGTGGTGAGCCACGATTGGTTCCTTCTTCTCTGATGAAGGATTATAAAATGCCACCTGAAACGATTGAGCGTATTCCGGGTGAAAGTCCGTATTTCGATTGGCTTCGTGCTTGTAAGGAAGATAAACCTGCTTGTTCGAATTTTAATTATTCGGGTCCCTTTACAGAAATGGTGCAATTTGGGAATGTGGTTGTTAAGTCGGGACAAAAGTTGGTCTGGGACAATGTTAATGGTATTGTTAAGAATGTTTCTGACCCGAAGGCGATTATAAGTAAAGAATATCGTAAGGGCTGGGAACTTCCCTGCTAA